The segment tagacaaacacatttatagACTTTTAACCTTTTCCCAGAACGGACAGATACTGatgagatgtttgttttgttctccaGGTCAAAGAACTCGTGTTAGACAACTGTCGCTCGAACAAAGGAAAGATCGAGGGTCTGACAGACGAGTTCGAGGAGCTGGAATTTCTAAGCACAATTAATGTTGGACTGACGACAGTCGGCCACTTGCCAAAGCTCAACAAACTCAAAAAGGtgggtgtgttttctttctttttgccccccccccccccccgagcaaaACAACCCTGTCACTTGAAGGTGTTGAACATTTCCACTGATCCACAGCTTGAACTCAGCGATAACAGGATCTCAGGAGGGTTGGAAGTTCTGGCCGACAAGTGCCCCAGCCTCACACACCTCAACCTCAGCGGCAACAAGATTAAAGACCTCAGCACGATAGAGCCTTTGGTGAGTGACACCGAGGGCcatcaggagagagagagagagagagagaaaccagccGAGTATCTTATTCCTAAAACTTtgattcttctttctcctctgacaGAAAGAACTGGCGACGCTGAAAAGCCTCGACCTGTTTAACTGTGAAGTGACAAACCTGAACGAGTACAGAGACAACGTGTTCAAGCTGCTTCCCCAGCTCACGTACCTGGACGGCTACGACAAGGACGACAAGGAGGCGCCGGACTCTGACGCCGAGGTTTACGCAGAGGGCTTGGACGATGAGGACGACGAGGACGATGGTACGTACGAGCTGCCtcacgtacacacatgctgggAAGCTGCTCTTAAAGCCGGCTGATAATAAACCAACACTTCGTTCACTCAAATGTAGACGAGGAGGAGTACGATGTAGATACAGTaccaggagacgaggaggaagagggggaggatgatgaagaggagaacgaagaagaggaagacgacgACCTAAGCGGAGAGGTGGGATGAGAATAAATTAGGTTTTGATCCTGTAACATGTAAAATGTCGAGTGTGAAATAATCAATACTAACTTTAcctcgtctttttttttttaaaggaggaagaggacgacgACGTGAACGACAAAgaggctgatgatgatgaagagggagagggtgagggTGAGTACAATGACCGGCTCAGAATTTGTCTCCAAGTGTTAGCAGCATTAGCTACATAAATGTGCACAGTGACATCTCCTGGTAAACAAAGTGGTATTTTCTACATGTGGTTAATAGGAGGCTTTGTTTATATCCTTCCACATCAGAACTTTGTCACATGTTGTTTACGTGTTAGCATGTTCATGACCTCCGTGTCACCACCACAACCAGCAGAAAAGCATGAAACCATCATAAGGACCTTATTAAGTTCTTAAGTAGGATTCTCTCTTTGCTAACTGGAAAGCAAAATTGCACTGGGAAAGGGTGGCACGGTGGAGCAGCGGGTGGCTCTGGCGACTCATAGCAGGAGCATACAAGACTTGAACCGGATTAATGGCGACCGAGGTCTTTCTGTCTGGAGCATGTTCTCACACAAGAGTGACACAATCCAAACACATACATGTGAGGTTATTTGGTGAATATTAATTATAGATTGAAGGTGAACAGGAGCTGTTATATCTCCCGGTGAAAAAGAGGTGACACAATGAAACTAAGTGATGACATTTTATATCCCAAATGTCAAATTCACTGTGACATCTTAATTctctgtagacacacacacatacataaaggTGGTAAATCAATTATACTTGTTACTTAATTTgg is part of the Pleuronectes platessa chromosome 1, fPlePla1.1, whole genome shotgun sequence genome and harbors:
- the anp32a gene encoding acidic leucine-rich nuclear phosphoprotein 32 family member A isoform X2, coding for MDMKKRIHLELRNRTPADVKELVLDNCRSNKGKIEGLTDEFEELEFLSTINVGLTTVGHLPKLNKLKKLELSDNRISGGLEVLADKCPSLTHLNLSGNKIKDLSTIEPLKELATLKSLDLFNCEVTNLNEYRDNVFKLLPQLTYLDGYDKDDKEAPDSDAEVYAEGLDDEDDEDDDEEEYDVDTVPGDEEEEGEDDEEENEEEEDDDLSGEEEEDDDVNDKEADDDEEGEEAEQGQKRKRELDEEGEEDEDEDD
- the anp32a gene encoding acidic leucine-rich nuclear phosphoprotein 32 family member A isoform X1, translated to MDMKKRIHLELRNRTPADVKELVLDNCRSNKGKIEGLTDEFEELEFLSTINVGLTTVGHLPKLNKLKKLELSDNRISGGLEVLADKCPSLTHLNLSGNKIKDLSTIEPLKELATLKSLDLFNCEVTNLNEYRDNVFKLLPQLTYLDGYDKDDKEAPDSDAEVYAEGLDDEDDEDDDEEEYDVDTVPGDEEEEGEDDEEENEEEEDDDLSGEEEEDDDVNDKEADDDEEGEGEEAEQGQKRKRELDEEGEEDEDEDD